CTCGACGTGTCGCTCGACGGTTTCGAGTTGGTCCGGACCGACCAGCGACCCCACGTCCGGCCCGTAGTCGTAGGCCGGTCGGAGGTCAAGCGCGCGGGTCCGCCGGACGAACCTGTCTAAGAACGCGTCGTAGACCTCGCTGGCGACGTAGAGGCGCTCGAACGAGATGCAGAGTTGGCCCGCGTTGGTGAAACACCCCTGAATCGCGCCCTCCACCGCCGTTTCGATGTCGGCGTCCGCGAGAACCACCATCGGGTTCTTGCCGCCGAGTTCGAGCGAGCAGTCGGTCAGATTCGCGCCCGCGCGCCGGGCCACCTCCCGGCCGGTCTCGGTGCTTCCGGTGAAACAGACGTAATCGGCCTCCTCGACGACTGCGCCGCCCGCCTCGCTCCCGTGGCCCGTCACGACCTGAAACACGTCGTCGGGCGTCCCGGCCTCCCGGAGGAGGTCCCGGAGCGCCAGCGCCGTAAACGGCGTCTCGCTCGCTGGCTTGCACACCACGGCGTTGCCCGCGAGCAGGGCCGGAATCGCGTCCGACACCGAGAGCGTCATCGGGTAGTTCCACGGTGAGACGACGCCGACGACGCCGACGGGTCGCCGGTTGACGGTGGTCTTCGTGAGCAACGGAAGCGCCCCCTTCCGGCGCGAGGGCGCGAGGTAGTCGGCGGCGCGGTGGGCGTAGTGGCGCGCGGTGGTCGCCACGTCCAGCACCTCCTCGAAGGCGTCGATGCGCGCTTTCCCGCTTTCGAGTTGGGTCACGTCGAGCAGTTCGGCCCGCCGGTCCAACGCGAGGTCGTGAAACCGCCGGACGACGGCCGCGCGCTCGGACGCCTCACGGTCGGCCCACGCAGGTTGGGCCTCCCGCGCGCGCTCGAACGCCGCGAGTACGTCCGCGGACGTACTCGCGGGAATCGTTTGTATGGTACTTCCAGAGTACGGCGCTTCGACCGGAATTTCGGGGCGGTCGTCCTCGGTCCGGACCGACGCGGCGAGACGAGAGAGCGCGTCGGCAGTTGTTCGCTCCGGGAGTCGGTCCGAAGTCGTGGTCATGTCGTTCGGTTCGCTCTTCGCTTCCATTAGGGTTCTGCCGGGCGTCGGACTCCTTCGTCGCTCAAAAAGTATAAGAAAATAAACCTGTAATCGCAACCTATAAATCGGTCCCTTTAGGGGTTGTTTCCATGGGGTCGTATCAGACGTATTTACGAGTCGCGTTCGCGTTTCTCGTCGTCGTGCCCACCGGCGGCGTCTTTCTGACGCACACCGGGAGCGTCTTGGCCGCGGTGGATGGCGACGAGTCCGCCGCCGAGAATCCGGTCGTCCACGAACCGGACGAACTCCGGGCCGCCGAGAACCTCACAATCGTCACCGCCCACTACAACGACGAGAAGAACGGCAGTCTCACCGCGTTCGCAGGCGACGGCGACGTGGTGTACGAGACCAGAGCCTACCAGCGAATCTTCGACGTTGACCCCGTTCCCGGCGAGGCCTACACCGTGACGTACGTCGGAAGTTCCGTCCGCCCGAACTCGAAGTGTAAACTCGGGCCGGGTTCGAGTCTGAACTGCGTCCGGAACGTGGTCGAACGCCTCAACCTGAGTACCGGCGAGTCCGAGCGAGTCTACACCTACGAGGTGGTCACGCGCCACTCCCACGACAGCGTCCACGACGTGGACCGCATCGACGACAGCCACTATCTGGTCGCCGACATCTTCCACAACCGGGTGTTCGTCGTCAACACCTCGTCGAACGTGATTACGTGGGAGTGGCGCGCCCGGAGCGAGTTCCCCTACTCGACCGGCGGTCCCATCCGAGACTGGACCCACCTCAACGACGTGGAGTACCTCGAAGACCAGAACGTCGTGATGGCCGACCCCCGGAACCACGACCAAGTGTGGTTCATCCACCGCGAGCGCGGACTGCTCGAAAACCGGACGCTCGGCGCGGACGACGACCACGACACGCTCTACGAACAGCACAACCCCGACTACATCCCCGAGGAACGCGGCGGCCCGGCGGCCGTGATTGCGGACTCCGAGAACAACCGCATCGTGGAGTACCAGCGCGAGAACGAGTCGTGGACTCGGACGTGGACGTGGCGGGACGCCAAGATGGAGTGGCCCCGGGACGCCGACCGTCTGCCCAACGGCCGGACCCTGATTACCGACACCCACAGCAACCGCGTCTTCGAGGTGAACCGGCAGGGCGAAATCGTCTGGCAGGTGTCGATGGCGAAACCCTACGAGGCCGAACGCCTCGGCACGGGCGACGAGAGCGCGGGCGGCGCGAGCGCGACGGCCCTCGACTACGAGTCGCGGACGCCGGGCATTACGACCGACGACTCCGGAGACGCCAACCGCGGACTCGGCGCGCAGGTCTACGGCGCGGTCCGGTCGCTGGTTCCCTCGAAACTCTACCACGGACTCAAGTGGGTCATTCCGGCGTGGATGGGCCTGTTCGACGTACTCCTGACCGCTCTCTCGGGCGTCTCGCTGGCGGCTTGGGCGCTGGCCGAACTCTACTGGACCGACCGCGTGTCGGTCCGGAGTCCGGTCCGACTGCGGTTGTGAACCGCTTCTAATTTCTGTCGTGAAACGCGGTCACGAGGTCGTAGAGCGCCCGCCGCCGGTCGCCGTGCATCGCGTAGTGGTCGGCCCCGGCGAGTTCGGCGTACTCCTTTCGGTCGTCGGCCGCGCCCAGTTCGTCGTAGAGGGTCAGGGCGTCCGACCGGCGGGCGGTGTCGTCGTCGGTCCCCCGGACGACGAGCGTCGGCGCGTCGATGGCGGCGGGGTCGTAGGGCGGACTCCCGGCACAGCAGTCGCGCACGTCGGCCAGCGCGCCGGTCTGGGCGACGTAGGCGTCCTCGCGGTCGGCGGCCGCTCCCTGCCCGGACTCGACCATCGCGCGCCAGACGCCCTCGAAGAGCGCGAGATTCTCGTCGGCGTCCTTCCGTTCGGCGACCGTCTCGCGGTCCTCGACGTAGTACGCGCCGAGGTCCGCGTCGAGACCGAACGCCGAGACGAGTTCCGAGAAGTCGTAGGGCGGGTCGTACACCGGCGCGCACTGGACGTAGGAGGCCACGTCGGTCGCGTTCGCTCCCGAGTCGCGGTCGGCGAGGAATCGGCCGGTCGTCATGGTGCCCCACGAGACGCCGACGAGGTGGACTCGCCCGTGGCGCGCGGTTGCGAAGTCGAACGCGGCGGCAACGTCGTCCGCGGCGTCTCCGGCCCGGACCGGCGGGTCGTTCGCCTCGGGCGGGTCGGCCATCGCTGGCGGGAACTCGCTGTCGCCGTAGCCCCGCACGTCGAGCGCGTAGGCGGTTCTGCCCGCGTCTGCGGTCGCGCGGAGCCACGAGTAGGAGGCG
Above is a genomic segment from Halorussus caseinilyticus containing:
- a CDS encoding succinic semialdehyde dehydrogenase, which encodes MTTTSDRLPERTTADALSRLAASVRTEDDRPEIPVEAPYSGSTIQTIPASTSADVLAAFERAREAQPAWADREASERAAVVRRFHDLALDRRAELLDVTQLESGKARIDAFEEVLDVATTARHYAHRAADYLAPSRRKGALPLLTKTTVNRRPVGVVGVVSPWNYPMTLSVSDAIPALLAGNAVVCKPASETPFTALALRDLLREAGTPDDVFQVVTGHGSEAGGAVVEEADYVCFTGSTETGREVARRAGANLTDCSLELGGKNPMVVLADADIETAVEGAIQGCFTNAGQLCISFERLYVASEVYDAFLDRFVRRTRALDLRPAYDYGPDVGSLVGPDQLETVERHVEDAVAKGADVLTGGRARPDIGPYFYEPTVLSGVTDEMAAGCEETFGPVVSVEPFDAESEAIRMANDSDYGLNASVWTEDGERGRDIARRIDCGTVNVNDAYAAAWASIDAPMGGMKDSGLGRRHGDEGFLKYTEAQTVAEQRGAPIGAPRGVPDSWYATGMALALRAMDRIPGVR
- a CDS encoding arylsulfotransferase (asst), which encodes MGSYQTYLRVAFAFLVVVPTGGVFLTHTGSVLAAVDGDESAAENPVVHEPDELRAAENLTIVTAHYNDEKNGSLTAFAGDGDVVYETRAYQRIFDVDPVPGEAYTVTYVGSSVRPNSKCKLGPGSSLNCVRNVVERLNLSTGESERVYTYEVVTRHSHDSVHDVDRIDDSHYLVADIFHNRVFVVNTSSNVITWEWRARSEFPYSTGGPIRDWTHLNDVEYLEDQNVVMADPRNHDQVWFIHRERGLLENRTLGADDDHDTLYEQHNPDYIPEERGGPAAVIADSENNRIVEYQRENESWTRTWTWRDAKMEWPRDADRLPNGRTLITDTHSNRVFEVNRQGEIVWQVSMAKPYEAERLGTGDESAGGASATALDYESRTPGITTDDSGDANRGLGAQVYGAVRSLVPSKLYHGLKWVIPAWMGLFDVLLTALSGVSLAAWALAELYWTDRVSVRSPVRLRL
- a CDS encoding alpha/beta fold hydrolase, which produces MNLTAHDVRADDGTRLRVWEDAPESGEDAGAAGDSPASDDAGAADSSAAPAEAVLFVHGAITHSRALFAPPVEGRESPSGDSRLDASYSWLRATADAGRTAYALDVRGYGDSEFPPAMADPPEANDPPVRAGDAADDVAAAFDFATARHGRVHLVGVSWGTMTTGRFLADRDSGANATDVASYVQCAPVYDPPYDFSELVSAFGLDADLGAYYVEDRETVAERKDADENLALFEGVWRAMVESGQGAAADREDAYVAQTGALADVRDCCAGSPPYDPAAIDAPTLVVRGTDDDTARRSDALTLYDELGAADDRKEYAELAGADHYAMHGDRRRALYDLVTAFHDRN